The sequence CAAGTATATGGCTTTTATTGTTAGTTTAACTGCTACTTTCCTGCCCTGAACCACCCCATGTATCACTCTGTCCGACAGCTGGAGCAATGTTGGTATTGAATGGAGGTCATCAGGCTGCTTCTCCAGTGATCTATCTCTGTACCGTAAATGAGTTGGACCTTTTAGATAAACAAGCAGGAGAAACTTTTTTCTTGTGAAACACACAAGCTGTTCCTGTTACTTTGAAGCTTCTCTTTATTgttataataaattgaataagTTTTCGTTGACACTTTAAAAAACTTGTCTCATTTCGCAATTGAAACTAAAGTCTCTGTGATGTTGGTTCAGCTGCTGGAAAAAAGCGTAGGCAAGTTCCTTCCAAAAAGTAATTCTAAATTccaatattttagtaattttgaTTCGGTTAATGATCTTCAGGGCAtgatcatattcataaagatgaAATAGCAAGTGATGTTGCTggaataattttaatgtttcttctttttgtaagaataaaaaagaggGAAAAAGACCCCACAGAATCCGCATCCCACACAATAAATACACTGCCCGCATTAGTCGTTGGGAGAGAAACGTGACgtctctgtctctctctctctctctatatatcaCTCGAATGTAAAGAAGGTCTGTTTAGTGTGAAGTGGGGTTAATTAGGGTAGGCTCTGTGTTTTTTACTGTCCACTTCGGTTAGTTAAGAAACTTGAGACCAACTGTAACTGGTGTGTGCTGTGTTGTGTTTATGTTTCATTGTAAGTATCGAAACccatctattttcttttccctttataattaatttaaaacacATACAGACGCCCCATTCTCTTCTCCTTGCCCTTTTCgcctttctttctcttatgtTTGCAACATTTTCTTGATTCAATATTTTGGTTTGGGTTTCTCAGTCGCATTTCTTCGATCTCATCGCCACCCTTTTTCCGTTTCTTCCCTACAAATCTCCGCCACCcccatttttccttttctttcctctctttatACAAagtctctttcttttttcttctcctttatatattttagctttttatttttagttttgggATCTTTGCCTTTgccttttttctcttttgtggTTTTGTGCTAAAAGAGATTCAACAATGGCATCGACATCGGTTCCTTGCCCTAAGACCTCTTTCATTGCTCGCATTGGATCCAATGCCTCAAACTCACTTCCCAAGCACACCATTTCCTTTCCTTCTCGTGGATTCAAGGTctgtatttttcatttttcctttctttatttttctgcttTCATTCAGTGATAAGTTGTTGCCTTTTGCCTTTCTTGGTTTATCTTTACAATAATATCTACTTGTTCTGTTTAATTAGTCTCATGTGCcaatatgtttttcttttttaagctTTAATTGGACTGTTCTTGtgattattatgaaatattatgCCTTTGAGATTTTTAAGTTCATGGTTTGTCTTTTTTATGTGTAGCTTAGGGTTAAATTGGTTAAAAAATGTCACTTAAATATGGGATTTGTTTCTATAGCTGATTAATGGCACTTGTTGTATTAGTAGGTGGCAGCATTGAAGTTGGTGATTAGTGATCTTGCTTTTCATTAATTATCATATGGTGGAAAGTTGTGAGATCTTTGCTTTTGGGATCaatgtaattaaaaatttggattctaatttatataatgcCAAGCCTTTTAACTCATAAAGCCTAGGAACTAGTACCATCTGATCATTACAAGAAGACTTAGCTATGAGCACCcataattgaatttatattaacGTCCTTGATTGTTGGATGATGCGAAATATTAGTTTTCTCTTCTGCAGTGGCCAATCCGTAAGCAATCTGCTGTTACCAAGGTGAAGGCACAGCTGAATGAGGTATGGTCTTGCCAATTcgattaaaaataagttttttttttgaatgagATGTCAGAGTATAATCATCATTTcgattaattctatttttaaatcaaGGTTATTGTCAAGGGCTCTTCAAATTCTGTACCAATGCTGGATACTAACTCTAAACTTGCACCATCTGAGGTAAAAGATGAGGCTGTGGTAAAGAATGTTCCAGATGCATCGGCAATTACAGAATTCATGACACAAGTGTCAGACCTTGTCAAGTAAGTGAAAGCAACCTATTTTTTTACTGCCTGCGCATATCACTAGTAGTTGCATCTATTTCAGTGTTTGAACTCGTATGAATTTTATGAGCAGGCTCGTCGATTCAAGAGATATCACGGAGCTCCAACTGAAGCAGTTAGATTGTGAGATCATAATAAGGAAAAAGGAGGCCCTGCAGCCACCTCCAGCAGCTCAAGTCATTTCAATGCCTCCATCGTATCAACATGTAATGCTACCACCTCCACCATCAGCTGCTCCTCCTCCAAGTTCAGCTCCTGCACCTGCATTACCTTCCCCTGCGAAGGCAGTCACGTCATCTCATCCAGCATTTAAATGCCCCATGGCAGGTACCTTTTATAGGTGTCCAGCACCTGGTGAACCCCCATTTGTGAAGGTAAGTGGTCATGTTAGTTAGCTTTGGTTTAAGTAGCAATTTGCCCCTGAAATATTTTTTCCAGATTCACACCATTTCCTGTCTGGCCAAAATCTACAATACATTTTACATTCTAGCCAATCCTCCCCAATTTCTCACCAAAAAGACAGTGATCCTCATTCTCTTCCTATATATATGTGCATGttctttcaaataaataatttgtttgAATCTTTTccaatattttgaaaatatgtTAGTCTTTTTTATTGTACATAAAGATtgatttgagaaaaatattatataatttttgctttgaaaatttgagagaaaaagagTGGAGAacgaaaagagaaaaaaaaaaaataaacggaataaaaaaactatatggaaaaagttcaaaattatttttattttgttaaaatgttTTGGGTAACTTAACCAGGAAATTAATTTGGACAGGCTAGTAAATTTAGGGGTCAAATTGACACTTAAGCTGTTAACTTTTGCCATTTGAAAGCTAGTTCCCCTATTGAAACATAATAACTATATTTCCTAGCATTTTGTGCTTTAGAAAATTATCATGCTGAACCAACAATTTTTccttcttatatttttct comes from Ricinus communis isolate WT05 ecotype wild-type chromosome 5, ASM1957865v1, whole genome shotgun sequence and encodes:
- the LOC8285053 gene encoding biotin carboxyl carrier protein of acetyl-CoA carboxylase 2, chloroplastic; translation: MASTSVPCPKTSFIARIGSNASNSLPKHTISFPSRGFKWPIRKQSAVTKVKAQLNEVIVKGSSNSVPMLDTNSKLAPSEVKDEAVVKNVPDASAITEFMTQVSDLVKLVDSRDITELQLKQLDCEIIIRKKEALQPPPAAQVISMPPSYQHVMLPPPPSAAPPPSSAPAPALPSPAKAVTSSHPAFKCPMAGTFYRCPAPGEPPFVKVGDKVQKGQVVCIIEAMKLMNEIEADQSGTITEVLAEDGKPVSVDTPLFVIVP